Proteins co-encoded in one Caldisericia bacterium genomic window:
- a CDS encoding fdrA domain protein yields the protein MAIKDLFGKELKVINIGLLSFKESLEDAGVKVIQVDWRPPAGGDEEVMEALKKLLGK from the coding sequence ATGGCTATAAAGGATCTATTTGGAAAAGAACTCAAGGTTATAAACATTGGGCTTCTCTCATTTAAAGAAAGCCTTGAAGATGCAGGAGTTAAGGTTATTCAGGTGGATTGGAGGCCACCTGCAGGTGGAGATGAGGAGGTAATGGAAGCTCTAAAGAAATTACTGGGAAAGTAA
- a CDS encoding HutP family protein: MEKKSVVATEFRMNVDRVGKAALLLAMSSDEEEVELKKKLSELKKYKIGVTRVAGFASDIRKKLIPAVLGAALNCNVINKTVPEVHALVHASLEALNSLILNESLDSSLSLKVGIVSDGRWLCVGIFGDSAFYPITNHEKAALGIMHLR, from the coding sequence ATGGAAAAAAAGAGTGTAGTTGCAACAGAATTTAGAATGAATGTGGATAGGGTAGGTAAGGCGGCACTTCTACTTGCAATGTCTTCAGATGAGGAGGAAGTAGAGTTAAAAAAGAAACTTTCTGAACTTAAGAAGTACAAAATAGGTGTTACGCGGGTAGCAGGATTTGCCTCTGATATTAGAAAAAAGTTGATTCCAGCAGTTCTTGGCGCTGCATTGAATTGTAATGTCATTAACAAAACAGTTCCGGAGGTTCATGCCCTCGTTCATGCCTCTCTTGAAGCGTTAAATTCCCTTATATTAAATGAGTCTTTAGATTCCTCCCTCTCCCTTAAAGTTGGGATAGTATCTGATGGAAGATGGCTTTGTGTTGGAATATTTGGAGATTCAGCCTTTTATCCCATTACAAATCATGAAAAGGCTGCACTTGGAATTATGCATCTAAGGTAG
- a CDS encoding DUF2877 domain-containing protein, which produces MKEKTLLKKNLETNIHKLELLSIGDRLHIGNYKLHSRFKRVVNFVKDGYLASVVTEEVGGGPVNIVIRGFPINCVKTLSVGDGFIIVNESRFEINKNLVYSSKIDFSLEFSMDRYKKNLNTLRDLLIFHSPERSLSFLLDKRREGYFKSEFERTFVRRIKKGADELFSGRVESGINLLKGVGYGLTPSGDDFISGVLSGLYILENLFNYDLTTVRAKIYKLSKTHNLISSSFLYFSSRGEFFERAKNLIISIIYKSPRDVEEYFFKLMGVGDTSGSDIGTGLFMTLMKGGEVWL; this is translated from the coding sequence GTGAAAGAAAAAACTCTATTAAAAAAAAATTTAGAAACCAATATCCATAAGTTAGAATTATTAAGTATAGGAGATAGGCTCCATATAGGGAATTACAAACTTCACTCAAGATTTAAAAGGGTGGTGAATTTTGTAAAAGATGGTTATCTTGCATCGGTGGTTACAGAGGAAGTGGGAGGAGGTCCTGTGAATATAGTGATAAGAGGTTTTCCGATAAATTGTGTAAAAACTTTATCTGTTGGAGACGGTTTTATAATTGTGAATGAAAGTCGTTTTGAAATAAACAAAAATTTAGTCTACTCTTCAAAAATTGACTTCTCTTTAGAGTTTTCCATGGATAGGTACAAAAAGAACCTTAACACTCTAAGAGATCTACTTATTTTCCATTCACCAGAACGGAGTTTATCCTTCCTTCTGGACAAAAGAAGGGAAGGTTATTTCAAAAGTGAATTTGAAAGAACTTTTGTGAGAAGAATAAAGAAAGGCGCTGATGAGTTGTTCAGTGGAAGAGTAGAATCAGGGATTAATCTGCTAAAGGGAGTAGGCTATGGTCTCACTCCAAGTGGAGATGATTTCATATCTGGAGTTCTTTCAGGGCTCTATATCCTTGAAAATTTGTTTAATTATGATTTAACCACTGTTAGGGCTAAAATATATAAATTATCTAAAACTCATAACCTAATCTCATCATCATTTTTATACTTTTCAAGTAGAGGAGAGTTTTTCGAGAGGGCAAAAAACCTGATTATCTCAATTATTTATAAGAGTCCGAGAGATGTGGAAGAGTACTTCTTTAAGCTAATGGGGGTAGGAGATACTTCAGGGAGTGATATTGGGACAGGATTATTTATGACTTTGATGAAAGGAGGAGAAGTATGGTTGTAA
- the fdrA gene encoding acyl-CoA synthetase FdrA, with amino-acid sequence MVVKGVVKKGQYFDSVTLMLVAKGLTEVEGVEDAAIVMGTDENKSILESSGMLLDEFKQAKDSDLIIVVKAKDESLAEKMLEKAEKDLQESRTKFEEAGDYLPKSLEGALEIMPDANLVLISVAGKYAGDEAMKALEKGLHVMLFSDNVPLEKEIELKKYARDKGLLVMGPDCGTAIINGAPLAFANVVNRGDIGIVAASGTGLQEVSCVITNEGAGISQAIGTGGRDVKKDVGGIMFLEGMKALNEDENTKVIALVSKPPHEDVLKKIANLIKEEIKKPVVGIFIGGDPEVVKNAGAIPANTLEEAGLIAASLSKGKSMDEFKKLLEEREEEIKKLAEEEASKKKEGQKYVRGLYTGGTLCDEAQLLFKDMIGYAYGNAPLKEEFKLKDSWKSFKNTVVDLGEDEFTVGRPHPMIDYTLRNKRILEEAKDPEVAVILLDVVLGYGSNMKPGEELAPVIKKAKEMAKKEGRDLSIICSITGTKKDPQNKDKVEKELKEAGAIVMPSNAAASKLSAYIVKKLGGDK; translated from the coding sequence ATGGTTGTAAAAGGTGTTGTTAAGAAAGGTCAGTACTTTGATTCTGTGACTCTCATGCTCGTGGCTAAAGGTCTTACAGAGGTTGAAGGAGTTGAAGATGCTGCTATTGTTATGGGGACAGATGAGAACAAGTCCATTCTTGAATCTTCTGGAATGCTGCTTGATGAGTTTAAGCAAGCAAAGGATTCTGATCTCATTATTGTTGTCAAAGCAAAGGATGAATCTCTCGCTGAAAAGATGCTTGAAAAGGCAGAAAAAGACCTTCAGGAGAGCAGAACAAAATTTGAAGAGGCTGGAGACTATCTACCGAAGAGTCTTGAAGGTGCACTGGAGATCATGCCAGATGCAAATCTCGTGCTTATCTCTGTTGCAGGAAAGTATGCTGGAGATGAAGCGATGAAAGCACTTGAGAAAGGCCTCCATGTTATGCTCTTCTCAGACAATGTTCCCCTTGAAAAGGAGATCGAACTTAAGAAGTATGCAAGGGATAAAGGACTTCTTGTAATGGGACCAGATTGTGGAACTGCAATAATAAATGGAGCTCCACTTGCCTTTGCAAATGTAGTGAATCGTGGAGACATAGGAATTGTGGCAGCATCTGGAACAGGACTTCAGGAGGTAAGTTGTGTAATTACAAATGAGGGAGCAGGAATATCTCAAGCTATAGGAACAGGTGGAAGGGATGTTAAAAAGGATGTTGGTGGAATAATGTTTCTTGAGGGAATGAAGGCACTTAACGAGGATGAAAACACAAAGGTTATTGCCCTTGTATCTAAACCACCACACGAGGATGTACTAAAGAAGATTGCAAATCTTATAAAGGAAGAGATTAAGAAACCAGTTGTTGGAATATTTATTGGAGGAGATCCGGAAGTGGTTAAAAATGCCGGAGCCATTCCAGCCAACACCCTTGAGGAGGCAGGACTCATTGCAGCTTCTCTCTCAAAAGGAAAGAGCATGGATGAGTTTAAAAAACTCCTTGAGGAAAGAGAAGAGGAGATTAAGAAACTTGCTGAGGAGGAAGCTTCAAAGAAGAAAGAGGGGCAGAAGTATGTTAGAGGATTATACACAGGAGGAACACTATGTGATGAGGCTCAACTTCTCTTTAAGGATATGATTGGTTATGCATATGGTAATGCACCTCTAAAGGAAGAATTTAAGCTTAAAGACTCATGGAAGAGTTTTAAGAACACAGTGGTTGATTTAGGAGAGGATGAATTCACAGTTGGAAGACCACACCCAATGATTGATTATACCTTAAGAAATAAAAGGATTCTTGAAGAGGCAAAGGATCCAGAGGTAGCAGTAATTCTACTTGATGTAGTACTTGGGTATGGCTCCAATATGAAACCGGGAGAGGAACTTGCCCCAGTGATTAAGAAAGCAAAGGAGATGGCAAAGAAGGAGGGAAGAGATTTATCCATCATTTGCTCCATAACTGGAACAAAGAAAGACCCACAGAATAAAGATAAGGTAGAGAAGGAACTTAAAGAGGCAGGAGCCATAGTTATGCCATCAAATGCTGCAGCAAGCAAACTATCTGCATACATTGTAAAGAAGCTGGGAGGTGATAAGTAA